AGGGCATGCACCAGCAGGGTACGGGCCTTGGCATCGTGATGGATCGAGACGGTGCCGGGCGTCAGCGAGATGGTGCTGGCCAGGATGGTGATGGCGAAGTCGTCATCCAGCGCCAGCGGATAGACGAAGAACCCCGGCTGCAGGTACCGGGTGGGGCGCAGGATGCGCAGCGCCACCACCAGGTTGGAGCGCAGGATGTCCACCAGCAGCACCAGCAGGTAGCGCAGCAGCGGCAGGGGGCGCTTGATTTTCGCCTCCTCGGGCCAGAAGGCGTGGGTGACGAAGGGGATCGCCACGCCCAGGGCCACCCCCAGCAGGGCGTGGGCCACGCTGAAGTCGTTGACCATCAGCAGCCACAGCAGCGCCAGGAACAGCGAGAACAGCGGGTGCGGCAGCCAGAACTGCCAGGAGCGGAACGACGAGGGCGTCATGGTGCCACCTCCCGAGTCGCTGCGCCGGCTTCCGGCAACACGGCGGCGATGTAGGCCTGCGGGTCGAGCAGCTGTAGCGCGGTCAGTTCAAGATAGCCCATCACCGGCTCGCCGAACGCCGCCAGCAAGCCGTTGAGGCCGACCATGCCGGTCACCAGCGCCAGCGGGCCGCGTTCGAGCGGGTATGGCCTGGCCATGTCGCCGGGGCGCCAGAACCAGCTGCTGCCGGTGCGACTGACGGCGATCAGGGTCAGCAGCGCGGCGCCCAGCAGTACCCACCACAGCCACAGTCCGCGGGGCTCCTGTGCACTGGCCTGCAGAATCCATGCCTTGCTGACGAAACCGCCGAACGGCGGCAGGCCGACCATGGCGATACCCGCGATGAAGAACAGGCTCCCCAGCAGCCAGCGATGGCCGATGGGGCCGATCGCCGAGAAGCGGTCGTAGCCCGTTTCACGCTGGCGGCCCAGCAGGTCGGCCAGCAGGAAGAAGACGGCGGTCATGCCGGTACTGTGGATCAGGTAGAAGAGGGCGGCGCCGAGGGTTGCCGGGGTGACGAAGCTGATGGTGGCCAGCAGGGTGCCCACCGACAGGATCACCAGGTACGCCGTCAGCGTGCGCAGGCTGTTCGAACCCAGCACGCCGACGCCGCCGAGTGCCAGGGTCAGCAGCGCCAGCGGCCACAGCCAGCGCCAGGCGGTCGCGTTGACCGGCGCCTCGCCCAGCGCGAAGACCAGCAAGAAGACCCGCAGGATGGCATATACCCCGACCTTGGTCATGATGGCGAAGAGCGCGGCGACCGGCGCGCTGGAAGCCGAGTAGGCACGGGGCAGCCAGAACAGCAGCGGCAGGATGGCGGCCTTGATGCCGAACACCACCAGCAGGATCAGGCTGGCGGCGGCGAGCAGCGGGGCATCCTCCGCCGGCGCCTCGGCCACGCGCAGGGCCAGGTCGGCCATGTTGAGCGTGCCGGTGAGGCCATAGAGCGTGCCCAGGGCGATCAGGAACAGCGCGGAGCCTGCCAGGTTGATGACCACGTAGTGCAGACCCGCGCGGCTGCGGGCGCGGCCGCCGCCGTGGAGCAGCAGGGCGTAGGAGGCGATCAGCAGGATCTCGAAGAACACGAAGAGGTTGAACAGATCGCCGGTCAGGAAGGCACCGTTGAGCCCGGCCAGCTGGAACTGGAAGAGCGCGTGGAAGTGCGGCCCGCGCTTGTCGGTGCCGCTGCTGGCGTAGAGCAGGCAGCAGAACCCCAGCACGGCGGTCAGCGCCAGCATGATGGCCGAGAGCCGGTCGAGGACCAGTACGATGCCGAAGGGCGCGGGCCAGTCGCCGGCGTGGTAGAGGTAGTGCTCCCCGGAACCGGCCATGGCCAGGCCCCACACGCCCAGCATCACCAGGCCCAGGGTGCTGGCGATGCCCACCCGGCGCTGCACGCCGAAGGGCAGCCGGTAGAGCAGCAGCTGGCCCGCCCCGGTGATCAGCGGCAGCAGGATCGGCAGGATCAGGGTGTGGTTCATGCGCGGTCCTCGTCCGGGTTCTCGCCGTCGACGTGGTCGTTGCGCAGCTCCACCGCCGCCTTGAGCGCCAGCACCACCACGAAGGCGGTCATGGCGAAGCCGATGACGATGGCGGTGAGTACCAGGGCCTGGGGCAGCGGATCCGCCGCGCGTTCGCCGAGGCCGACGATGGCCGGCGCGCCGGCGACCAGGCGACCCGAGGCGAACAGGTAGAGGTTGACCGCATGCGAGAGCAGCGTGAGCCCCAGGATGACCGTGAAGGTGCGCGCCCGCAGCAGCAGGTAGACACCGCAGGTGGTCAGCACGCCCAGCGTTATCGCATAGAGCAGTTCCATCAGCCGATTTCCTTGCCGGGGCCGGCCACGGTCATCAGCTTGCCGAGGTTGGCCAGGATCAGCAGGGTCGCCCCGACCACGGTGGCGTAGACCCCAAGGTCGAAGAGCATGGCGGTGGCCAGCTCGACGTCGCCGAGCAGCGGCAGGTGCACGTGGCCATGGGCCGAAGTGAGGAACGGGTAGCCCAGCAGCCAGCTGCCGAGGCCGGTGGTCACGGCGATCAGGATGCCGGCCCCGATCAGCGGGCGGAAGGCGGTCAGCATGCGTTCCTGGGCCCACACCAACCCGCCTGCCATGTACTGCAGCGTCAACGCCACGGCAGTGATCAGCCCGGCGATGAAGCCGCCGCCGGGCAGGTTGTGGCCGCGCAGGAAGATGTAGGCCGAGACCAGCAGGGCGATCGGCAGCACCAGCCTGGCCACGGTGCTCAGCATGATCGGGTGCGGTTCGGCGACCCAGTGCGCGGGGTTGGTGTCGACCACCCGCTCCTTGAGCTGCAGGTCGCGGGTGAAGGCGAACACCGCCACCGCCGCGATGCCCAGCACGGTGATCTCGCCCAGGGTATCGAAGCCGCGGAAGTCCACCAGGATCACGTTGACCACGTTGGTGCCGCCGCCCCCCGGCAGGCTGTTGGTGAGGAAGAAGTCGGAGATGCTCTGTTGCGGCCGGGTCAGGATGGCGAAGCTGAAGGCGGCCACGCCGCCGCCCATCAGGCCGGCGATGGCAAGATCCCGCCCCATTCGGAGGCGCGAGGATTCCCGGGGCGACTGCTGGGGCAGGAAGGAGAGCGCCAGCATCATGATCACCACCGCCATCACCTCGACCATCAGTTGGGTCAGGGCCAGATCCGGCGCCGAGAAGCGCGCGAAGGCGACGGTAACCAGCAGCCCGGTCACCCCGAGCAGCAGCAGGGCCGGCAGGCGAAGGTGGTGGAACACCACCACGCCGAGGGCCGCCAGGCAGAGCAGGATGGCGGCCAGCACGGTCAGCGGGTCGAGGGGCGCCAGCGCCACGCCGCCGTGCCAGCGCGCCACGCCGAGCAGCTCCACGCCGACCAGCACGACGACGGTCACCATGATGAAGATCAGGTAGCGCTGCTGCGACCCGTTCTCGAGCTGGAACACGCGCTGCTGCGATAGCGTGATGGTGCGCAGCATGATCCAGTCGAAGATCTCCTTGGCGTCCACCTCGGGCAGCCGCGCATGGAGGCGGAACAGCGGGTCGCGGATGTGGTAGAAGAGCGCGCCGCCCGCCAGCGCCACGAGGCTCATGAACATGGGCAGGGAGCCCCCCAGCGCCGCGAAGTCGTAGGCGGGAAGGTCGGCCTGGCGAGAGGCCTCGAACGCCGGCTGGACCAGTGTCGCGTTGAGCCCTGTCGGCGCCAGGCCCGCGTAGAGCGTGGCCAGGGCCAGCAGGGCAATGGGCGTCAGCGCCGCCGCGCGGGGCTCCCTGGGCGGCCAGACGGGCAGGTCGATGGGTCTGCCGTTGAAGTAGACGTTGTGGAAGATGCGAATCGAGTAGGCCACCGAGAACAGCCCGGCCAGGGTCACCCAGGCGGGGATCGCCACGGTCGCCCAGCCGGGCGTTGCCACCAGCAGGCTCTCGCCGAACAGCATCTTCTTGCTCAGGTAGCCGCTCATCAACGGCAGGCCGGCCATGGCCGCGGCGGGGATCGCCGACAGGGCCATCAGCCACGGCATGAAGCGCCACATGCCGTTGATGTGGCGCATGTCACGGGTGCCGGTGGCGCGGCTAACGTAGCCCGCCATCATAAACAGCGGCGCCTTGAACAACGCGTGGCACACCAGGTGAAAGAGCGCCGCGGCCACCGCCATGGGCGTACCCAGGCCCAGCAGCAGCATGATCATGCCCAGGTGGGAGACCGTGGAGTAGGCCAGCAGCCCCTTCATGTCATGCATGAACATGGCCACGAAGGCACCCACCATCAGCGTCACCATGCCGGTCAGGGTGACCAGGTGGAACCACAGTTCGGATTCCGCCAGGGCGGGATGCAGCCGGGCGAGCAGGAACAGCCCCGCCTTGACCATGGTGGCGCTGTGCAGATAGGCAGAGACCGGCGTCGGCGCCGTCATGGCGTGGGGCAGCCAGAGATGGAAGGGAAACTGTGCCGACTTGGTGAAGGCCCCGAGCAGGATCAGGTTGAGCATCAGCGCATAATGCTCATGGGCACGGATCCGGTCGCCGGATTCGAGCACCACCGACAGTTCGTAGCTACCGGCCGCCTGACCCAGCAGCACGATGCCGCCCAGCAGCAGCAGCCCGCCGCCACCGGTGATCACCAGTGACATACGCGCGCCCAGCCGGGACGCATGGCGCTCGCTGTGAAAGCCGATCAGCAGGAACGACACCAGGCTGGTCAGTTCCCAGAACACCAGCATGAACAGCAGGTTCTCGGACAGCACGATGCCCAGCATGGCCGCCATGAACAGCAGCACCAGGATGTAGAAGCGCGCGGCCGAGGCGCTGCCCTCGAAGTAGTAGCGTGCGTAGAGCAGGATCAAACCGCCGATGCCAGTGATCAGCAGGGCGAACAGCAGGCCCAGGCCGTCGAGACGAAATGCCACGTCGAGCCCCAGCGAGGGCAGCCAGGTCAGGGTATGAACGATCGTTTCGCCGCTCGAGACCCGCGGCAGCCAGCCCAGCAGCAGGGCGAAGCTCGAGACGGCAGGCAAGGCGGCGAGAGTCGCCAGCTGCCGGGACGTGCCGCCCCGGCGAAGAGCGGGAAGCCAGGCGCCCAGCAGGGGTAGCAGGACGACGAGGGCAAGGGCCATGCGGGCGCTTGCGGCTAACGTCGTAAAGCGGGCTGGCGGCTGGGTTCCTCCAGGCGCCGACAGGAAGGCGTTGGTTGACTCGGGAATGGGTGTGGATACGGGTGGATGGATTCTCGCATGACGCCCCCTGAAGCCGTGAAGATCTTCATCGCATCGCCGCGGCGTCGCCAGTGACGTGCCTGGCGTCGCCTGCCGGAAAATTGCCGTCAACGGCCTTCACTATAGTGGGCTTTGCCGGCCCGTTCCTTGGCTCGTGTCAACGCTGGGCGAGGTTTCCGATGTTCGCGGGCGAGCGCTTGGACAGCTTCGTCTCGACACGCTGCCGGCTTCCTGCCCCGGGGTTCAGCTGGCGGGCTGCTGGTTCGGCGGCACGATGCCCAGCCGCTTCATGCGGCGGTAGATGGTCGGGCGTGATAGCCCCAGTTCCCGGGCCACGGCGCTGACGTTCCATTGGTGTCGGCACAGGGCGCGGTAGAGCAGGTCCTGATGGAGCGGTCGCGCGGATGAACCGGTGGCGGTGGACAGGGCCTGGCCCTGGCTGGCACCGGGGTGGGCCAACTGACCATGCACGCACTCCTCGGGCAGGTCGCCGACGACGACCTCGCCCCCATCGCAGGTGGCCAGCGCGTAGTGCAGCGCGTTGTGCAGCTCGCGAATGTTGCCAGGCCAGGGATAGGCGAGCAGGGCGCTCATGGCGTCGCCGCGCAGGCGCACCCGCGAACCGCGCTGCTCGTTCAGCTCGGCGAAGATCTGCCGGATCAGGTAGCCCTTGTCGGCGCGTTCGCGCAGCGGCGGCAGGCGCAGGCTGGCGCCGTTGAGACGATAGAAGAGGTCCTCGCGGAAGCGCCCGGCCTGGATCAGCTCGCGCAGGTCGCGGTGGGTGGCGGCCACTACCCTCAGGTCCACCTTGATCGGCCGGCTGGCGCCGATGGGCAATACCTCCTGCTCGGCCAGCACCCGCAGCAGACGGGTCTGCAACTGCAGCGGCATGTCGCCGATCTCGTCGAGGAACAGCGTGCCGCCGTCGGCCTGCACGATCAGCCCCTTCATTCCCTTGCTGCGCGCCCCGGTGAAGCTGCCCGGTTCGTGGCCGAACAGCTCGCTCTCGATCAGCGATTCCGGCATGGCGGCGCAGTTGATCGCCACGAATGGCTTGTCGCGGCGCCGGCTCGAGTCGTGCAGGGCGCGGGCCATGCGCTCCTTGCCGGTACCGGTCTCGCCCATCACCAGGATGTTGATCGGCTCGTTGCGCAGGCGCGCGGCCCGGGTCAGGGTGTCGCGCATGCTCGGGTCGTCCTCGGCCAGCGCCTCGAGCGGGGCCAGGCTGGAGTCGCGGGGCAGCGAGCG
This portion of the Billgrantia sulfidoxydans genome encodes:
- a CDS encoding monovalent cation/H+ antiporter subunit A; translation: MALALVVLLPLLGAWLPALRRGGTSRQLATLAALPAVSSFALLLGWLPRVSSGETIVHTLTWLPSLGLDVAFRLDGLGLLFALLITGIGGLILLYARYYFEGSASAARFYILVLLFMAAMLGIVLSENLLFMLVFWELTSLVSFLLIGFHSERHASRLGARMSLVITGGGGLLLLGGIVLLGQAAGSYELSVVLESGDRIRAHEHYALMLNLILLGAFTKSAQFPFHLWLPHAMTAPTPVSAYLHSATMVKAGLFLLARLHPALAESELWFHLVTLTGMVTLMVGAFVAMFMHDMKGLLAYSTVSHLGMIMLLLGLGTPMAVAAALFHLVCHALFKAPLFMMAGYVSRATGTRDMRHINGMWRFMPWLMALSAIPAAAMAGLPLMSGYLSKKMLFGESLLVATPGWATVAIPAWVTLAGLFSVAYSIRIFHNVYFNGRPIDLPVWPPREPRAAALTPIALLALATLYAGLAPTGLNATLVQPAFEASRQADLPAYDFAALGGSLPMFMSLVALAGGALFYHIRDPLFRLHARLPEVDAKEIFDWIMLRTITLSQQRVFQLENGSQQRYLIFIMVTVVVLVGVELLGVARWHGGVALAPLDPLTVLAAILLCLAALGVVVFHHLRLPALLLLGVTGLLVTVAFARFSAPDLALTQLMVEVMAVVIMMLALSFLPQQSPRESSRLRMGRDLAIAGLMGGGVAAFSFAILTRPQQSISDFFLTNSLPGGGGTNVVNVILVDFRGFDTLGEITVLGIAAVAVFAFTRDLQLKERVVDTNPAHWVAEPHPIMLSTVARLVLPIALLVSAYIFLRGHNLPGGGFIAGLITAVALTLQYMAGGLVWAQERMLTAFRPLIGAGILIAVTTGLGSWLLGYPFLTSAHGHVHLPLLGDVELATAMLFDLGVYATVVGATLLILANLGKLMTVAGPGKEIG
- a CDS encoding Na+/H+ antiporter subunit C, producing the protein MELLYAITLGVLTTCGVYLLLRARTFTVILGLTLLSHAVNLYLFASGRLVAGAPAIVGLGERAADPLPQALVLTAIVIGFAMTAFVVVLALKAAVELRNDHVDGENPDEDRA
- a CDS encoding sigma-54-dependent Fis family transcriptional regulator, with the protein product MSTTQHQRQHIDTILRTVADTEARTPAQNEAGIIARSWRRCIDRYGLDPARPTPARYVPGATLREHQDQADALLQVARAGVEQLYRQVAPLSYVVLLTDARGIAVQFLGAKSDQREHQRTGLYLGSDWSESHAGTCAVGTCIHERTALTCHHSDHFSAHHIQLTCTAAPVFDPHGQLLAVLDISAYRSPSAKESQTFALQLVKTTARMIEDAYFLQRYGDRHIVCLDRSREFVQINRRYLLAMEEDGTLVAANTAGRKLLRHHGLPLPEAGEARPFQAWNIRDLLDGEVSEVLAIPQHSDDRVQAFHTRRHREIHFATLIEPPRRPGANRSLPRDSSLAPLEALAEDDPSMRDTLTRAARLRNEPINILVMGETGTGKERMARALHDSSRRRDKPFVAINCAAMPESLIESELFGHEPGSFTGARSKGMKGLIVQADGGTLFLDEIGDMPLQLQTRLLRVLAEQEVLPIGASRPIKVDLRVVAATHRDLRELIQAGRFREDLFYRLNGASLRLPPLRERADKGYLIRQIFAELNEQRGSRVRLRGDAMSALLAYPWPGNIRELHNALHYALATCDGGEVVVGDLPEECVHGQLAHPGASQGQALSTATGSSARPLHQDLLYRALCRHQWNVSAVARELGLSRPTIYRRMKRLGIVPPNQQPAS
- a CDS encoding monovalent cation/H+ antiporter subunit D: MNHTLILPILLPLITGAGQLLLYRLPFGVQRRVGIASTLGLVMLGVWGLAMAGSGEHYLYHAGDWPAPFGIVLVLDRLSAIMLALTAVLGFCCLLYASSGTDKRGPHFHALFQFQLAGLNGAFLTGDLFNLFVFFEILLIASYALLLHGGGRARSRAGLHYVVINLAGSALFLIALGTLYGLTGTLNMADLALRVAEAPAEDAPLLAAASLILLVVFGIKAAILPLLFWLPRAYSASSAPVAALFAIMTKVGVYAILRVFLLVFALGEAPVNATAWRWLWPLALLTLALGGVGVLGSNSLRTLTAYLVILSVGTLLATISFVTPATLGAALFYLIHSTGMTAVFFLLADLLGRQRETGYDRFSAIGPIGHRWLLGSLFFIAGIAMVGLPPFGGFVSKAWILQASAQEPRGLWLWWVLLGAALLTLIAVSRTGSSWFWRPGDMARPYPLERGPLALVTGMVGLNGLLAAFGEPVMGYLELTALQLLDPQAYIAAVLPEAGAATREVAP
- a CDS encoding Na+/H+ antiporter subunit E is translated as MTPSSFRSWQFWLPHPLFSLFLALLWLLMVNDFSVAHALLGVALGVAIPFVTHAFWPEEAKIKRPLPLLRYLLVLLVDILRSNLVVALRILRPTRYLQPGFFVYPLALDDDFAITILASTISLTPGTVSIHHDAKARTLLVHALHLEDEAEAIATIRERYERPLEEIFR